The window GGAGCTGAGAGAAAGACTCTTCCAGGGTTGAGGTTGAGGGGGACAAAGGACTGGTGAGATGGCGCCCCAGGAGTGTTGGAGGTCTAACAGCAGGAAGAGACAAAATCCTAAATGATGAAGACTGTGATTGGCCTGCAGTGTCCGATCCATCAGCTGAGCTGACGCGTTCTGTTGCAGCTGGGTTGACAACTGGTAAAGCAGGGCTGGGGGCAGGTTCAGGGTCTAACCTCAGTCCCGCCACTCCCTTCTTAGGGATATCTACAGCATCTCGCTTTATCTTGCGCCTGCGGCCAAGCTCATTCCGACGATACTGCACCAAGTTCTCCAGGTCAGCCACATAAAGAAACCCTGCAATGAGCATCTCTGTGCTCTTCCTGCCCTTGGAGAAGGCCTCCTCCAGCTCACGGCTGGTCCTCTCATCGTACTGCCACCAGCCATTGCGCCCCTCATAATACCATGCATAGTCTCCATGGGAACCACCCCCTGTCCCGCCACTTCGGTTCACCCCTGTAGCCGCTGCCTTCAGTTCTTCAGGTGAGAGGAGAACTGGCCGCTCGAGGAAGTCCTCTGGGACTTCCTGTCGGCAGAGAGCACAACGCTTGCTGTGCCAGGAGGCACCtttcacacacaggaaacagaagACATGGCAGCATGGGAGACGTACGGGGTGGACGCAGCTCTGCAGGCAGATGGCGCACTctggggtggtggtggagctGGAGGGGTCTGTGGCACAGATATCTCCTACTTCCTCTATCAGCTTGGAGGGAGCCAGGGCATTCACTGAACGGTCCACTTCTCCACAGCCTGCCatgctgcagagaaacacagccCTGTGTTTGACAACCAGTCTGGCTGGCAACACACGTGTGCCGTATTATATAGTTGTGTACTTGCAATA is drawn from Xiphias gladius isolate SHS-SW01 ecotype Sanya breed wild chromosome 4, ASM1685928v1, whole genome shotgun sequence and contains these coding sequences:
- the LOC120789342 gene encoding E3 ubiquitin-protein ligase rnf146-like isoform X1, whose amino-acid sequence is MPSMAGCGEVDRSVNALAPSKLIEEVGDICATDPSSSTTTPECAICLQSCVHPVRLPCCHVFCFLCVKGASWHSKRCALCRQEVPEDFLERPVLLSPEELKAAATGVNRSGGTGGGSHGDYAWYYEGRNGWWQYDERTSRELEEAFSKGRKSTEMLIAGFLYVADLENLVQYRRNELGRRRKIKRDAVDIPKKGVAGLRLDPEPAPSPALPVVNPAATERVSSADGSDTAGQSQSSSFRILSLPAVRPPTLLGRHLTSPLSPSTSTLEESFSQLLISQPEGELVEGANELQTHEYASGNSESEEEMESERGRAELMPRRRHRQRPLRESQPARMPPRGGPSNPALSLRSRSPDGQCTVTEV
- the LOC120789342 gene encoding E3 ubiquitin-protein ligase rnf146-like isoform X2 yields the protein MAGCGEVDRSVNALAPSKLIEEVGDICATDPSSSTTTPECAICLQSCVHPVRLPCCHVFCFLCVKGASWHSKRCALCRQEVPEDFLERPVLLSPEELKAAATGVNRSGGTGGGSHGDYAWYYEGRNGWWQYDERTSRELEEAFSKGRKSTEMLIAGFLYVADLENLVQYRRNELGRRRKIKRDAVDIPKKGVAGLRLDPEPAPSPALPVVNPAATERVSSADGSDTAGQSQSSSFRILSLPAVRPPTLLGRHLTSPLSPSTSTLEESFSQLLISQPEGELVEGANELQTHEYASGNSESEEEMESERGRAELMPRRRHRQRPLRESQPARMPPRGGPSNPALSLRSRSPDGQCTVTEV